One Candidatus Nitrososphaera evergladensis SR1 genomic window carries:
- a CDS encoding winged helix-turn-helix domain-containing protein: MRQEKRHKLQLFYEILCAIEDDAAHNEVARPTHVQHSTRLSYDKMMNHFSELEVKGMIHRVSGLVAITAKGKKFVEQYDELTRLIESAGL, translated from the coding sequence TTGAGGCAAGAAAAGCGACATAAACTGCAGTTGTTCTACGAGATCCTCTGCGCCATCGAAGATGATGCGGCGCACAACGAAGTCGCAAGGCCGACCCACGTGCAGCACTCTACGCGGCTTTCGTACGACAAGATGATGAACCACTTCTCAGAGCTTGAGGTAAAGGGCATGATACACAGGGTGAGCGGCCTCGTCGCAATCACGGCAAAGGGGAAAAAGTTTGTCGAGCAGTACGACGAGCTGACCCGGCTTATCGAAAGCGCCGGCCTCTAG
- a CDS encoding prenyltransferase, with translation MLSSWLRAIRIRFLLASVIAVSNGLAIAYWKSGTIDPLYAGLTYAGVACLHASVDLLNDYWDHKRGIDSATTRTKFSGGTGVLPENVLTPKAVYTAGVMFLILGGAVGAYFVAVRGVTIAAILGFAVVAIYFYSTSIVNSGLGELFVAIKGAMIVLGTFFVQTGLIDPAAIFVGVIVGLLSATVLFVNSFPDFDADKSKGRRTLVILMGKQKAVQAFPIFIIAAYALIVAGIFLGFTKVYSLASFASLPFAIKAISAVRKNPASAQEFVPAMSSAVTYSRITGFVLAVSLLF, from the coding sequence TTGCTTTCCAGCTGGCTTAGGGCCATACGCATCAGGTTCCTGCTTGCGTCTGTCATTGCCGTGTCAAACGGCTTGGCGATTGCCTACTGGAAGTCTGGGACTATTGACCCGCTGTACGCCGGCCTGACTTACGCCGGTGTCGCGTGCCTGCACGCAAGCGTCGACCTCCTCAACGACTACTGGGACCACAAGCGGGGCATCGACTCGGCGACGACTAGGACAAAGTTCTCCGGCGGGACCGGCGTGCTTCCCGAGAACGTCCTTACCCCAAAGGCAGTCTACACCGCCGGCGTCATGTTTCTTATCTTGGGAGGCGCAGTCGGCGCGTATTTTGTCGCAGTACGCGGCGTGACAATTGCAGCCATACTTGGCTTTGCCGTGGTTGCCATCTACTTTTACTCGACTTCAATAGTCAACTCGGGCCTTGGAGAACTGTTTGTCGCAATAAAGGGCGCCATGATAGTGCTTGGCACGTTCTTTGTGCAGACCGGCCTGATTGACCCTGCCGCGATTTTTGTCGGCGTCATTGTCGGCCTCTTGTCGGCGACGGTGCTTTTCGTCAACTCTTTTCCAGACTTTGATGCCGACAAGTCAAAGGGCCGCAGGACGCTTGTGATATTGATGGGCAAGCAAAAAGCAGTGCAAGCCTTTCCAATCTTCATCATTGCGGCGTACGCCCTGATAGTGGCAGGCATTTTCCTCGGCTTTACAAAGGTCTATTCGCTTGCCAGCTTTGCGTCGCTTCCATTTGCAATCAAGGCAATTTCTGCAGTGAGGAAAAACCCCGCAAGTGCGCAAGAGTTTGTGCCGGCCATGTCTTCTGCCGTGACGTACTCGCGTATAACCGGCTTTGTGCTCGCAGTCAGCCTCTTGTTCTAG
- a CDS encoding Lrp/AsnC ligand binding domain-containing protein, producing the protein MAEAYILINCELGSEDNVIKELKAISGVSEVKGVFGVYDIIARVNASNDEDLKKAVGKIRGHHGIKSSLTMMVIEGQGT; encoded by the coding sequence ATGGCAGAGGCATACATTCTCATCAATTGCGAACTTGGTTCTGAAGACAACGTCATCAAGGAACTGAAGGCAATATCCGGCGTCTCGGAAGTAAAGGGCGTCTTTGGAGTCTATGACATTATCGCCAGAGTGAACGCGTCAAACGACGAGGACTTGAAAAAAGCTGTCGGCAAGATCCGCGGCCACCACGGCATCAAGTCAAGCCTCACCATGATGGTAATAGAAGGACAGGGCACGTAG
- a CDS encoding DUF2203 domain-containing protein has protein sequence MFTLYTPQTANKALPEVKRMFAGIVAQKNHVMVLQQELQMIVDSGSDFERFMKKKQELNTAITNLYKAIETLEATGVMLKSVDEGLLDFPSKRFDEEVWLCWKAGEDEIKFWHGKDEGFMGRKPLETTGVIEP, from the coding sequence ATGTTTACGCTCTATACGCCCCAGACGGCAAACAAGGCACTGCCGGAGGTAAAGCGCATGTTTGCCGGCATTGTCGCGCAGAAAAACCATGTGATGGTGCTCCAGCAGGAACTGCAAATGATAGTCGATTCTGGCAGCGATTTTGAGCGCTTTATGAAAAAGAAGCAAGAGCTAAACACCGCAATTACCAACCTATACAAGGCTATCGAGACGCTAGAGGCGACGGGCGTGATGCTAAAGAGCGTGGACGAGGGGCTGCTTGATTTTCCCTCAAAGCGCTTTGACGAGGAGGTGTGGCTGTGCTGGAAGGCCGGCGAGGACGAAATCAAGTTCTGGCACGGTAAGGACGAAGGGTTCATGGGCCGCAAGCCTCTTGAAACCACCGGCGTAATCGAGCCATAG